The following coding sequences are from one Pocillopora verrucosa isolate sample1 chromosome 5, ASM3666991v2, whole genome shotgun sequence window:
- the LOC131779651 gene encoding adhesion G protein-coupled receptor L4-like isoform X2 gives MMMNRSCRIWRTLLLSIALLRFWVQSKTCNHSEYSVCNDFSYQLLQHNAYSCSFPGTGCKQTCTRLCKMVLELNGGECKKFCDAETCTLNFMGGQCRKQHRNAIYCTRTSDTVTCGDECVWCSPSNSYRSNFISSAPSTAGQGLATQFSTVQRKDNSHTLHQLQSSSASPLSLLSPSPLPSSSISSCSSEAKASARAESESVSTKSSASSSSPAAASSSLPSSTWKSTLEVFKNLANGSVSKLSGIDTKRNNSLKEAMQVFEDFIDSFLNITTPNKGQLNDGGDETRTESIFKVAVAFEEFAFNYGKYHLNATNPSTTIKSRTMVLGIQIGYRRNATDFFLKEEELQVSINISSDDFAEKGSVVVGCVYKDLHELLLRNQSTGEEPDTSRYVNTRIMTAAMNPKPEKLRRDVILKFKNLQVVEEEKHCMFWSGFKNSLDGFSEEGCHVDHSKSNSEETICSCNHLTHFAVLVDFSSSTKLSENDVAVLEIITYVGLSLSIIRILSTITLYSFLTDLRQPLSQVRVSLAVALGAGQICFFAGINATEIKAVCVIVAAIMQYFLMAAFCWMLVEGIYLYLFVVKVYNINDKMRIYHVMSWGFPLVMVAISLSIAAGKEGIQGYTSDKFCWISSANNLIWIFVTFVITIEVINILILTRVSKQETSKVSNYAEKDKFSSYRVGIRACVVIIPLLGVTWLFGLLSPLHKAFSYIFTILNSTQGFLIFVLHCVRNSQIRERFKRKVNTVFPSTNNGNSTKKSSQVNPSGVGDTWVAELQSFDEFELEKHSA, from the exons atgatgatgaataGAAGTTGTCGGATATGGAGAACACTCCTGTTATCAATTGCTCTTCTAC gcTTTTGGGTGCAGAGTAAGACATGCAACCACAGTGAGTATAGCGTCTGTAACGATTTTTCTTACCAACTGCTCCAGCACAACGCTTATTCCTGTAGTTTCCCTGGGACAGGATGCAAACAAACGTGCACACGTTTGTGTAAAATGGTTCTGGAATTAAACGGAGGAGAGTGTAAAAAATTTTGCGACGCTGAAACGTGTACACTGAACTTTATGGGGGGACAATGCCGAAAACAGCATCGGAACGCTATTTATTGTACACGGACCAGCGACACTGTCACATGTGGAGATGAATGTGTCTGGTGCAGCCCTTCCAATTCATACAGGTCGAATTTCATTTCGTCTGCTCCGTCAACGGCAGGTCAAGGTTTAGCGACTCAATTCTCAACGGTGCAACGGAAAGATAATTCTCATACTTTGC ATCAGTTGCAGTCATCGTCGGCATCACCATTATCGTTACTTTCACCATCACCATTACCATCCTCTTCAATATCGTCATGTTCATCTGAAGCAAAAGCATCAGCAAGAGCAGAATCGGAATCAGTATCAACAAAATCATCAGCATCTTCATCATCACCAGCAGCAGCATCATCGTCTCTGCCATCGTCAACTTGGAAATCTACGTTGGAAGTATTTAAGAATCTG GCAAATGGATCTGTTTCTAAACTTAGTGGAATAGATACCAAGAGAAATAATTCTTTGAAG GAGGCTATGCAAGTATTTGAAGACTTCATCGATAGTTTTCTAAACATCACGACACCCAATAAAGGCCAACTTAATGATGGAGGAGATGAAACGAGAACAGAATCCATCTTTAAGGTGGCAGTCGCCTTCGAAGAATTTGCATTTAATTATGGTAAATACCATCTGAATGCAACGAATCCTTCCACAACGATCAAAAGCCGAACAATGG TTTTGGGCATTCAAATTGGCTACCGTCGGAATGCAACTGACTTCTTCCTCAAGGAGGAAGAATTGCAAGTCAGCATTAATATATCCTCGGATGATTTTGCTGAAAAAG GGTCAGTGGTTGTAGGATGTGTGTACAAAGATCTTCATGAATTACTACTGAGAAATCAATCTACTGGTGAAGAACCTGACACTTCTAG GTATGTTAACACCAGAATAATGACGGCAGCGATGAATCCTAAACCTGAAAAACTGCGACGAGATGTAATCTTGAAGTTCAAAAACCTACAG gtCGTTGAAGAAGAAAAGCATTGCATGTTTTGGAGTGGTTTCaaaaatag TCTGGATGGGTTTTCAGAAGAGGGTTGTCATGTGGATCATTCGAAGagcaactcagaagaaacaatttgcagctgcaatcatttgactcatTTCGCTGTCTTAGTTGACTTCAGCAGCAGCACAAAg CTTTCAGAGAACGACGTAGCTGTTCTGGAGATCATCACATACGTAGGGTTAAGCCTATCCATCATCAGGATACTTTCGACAATAACCTTATATTCCTTCCTCAC AGATCTTCGTCAACCTCTATCCCAAGTACGCGTAAGTCTTGCTGTGGCTTTAGGAGCTGGACAAATATGCTTTTTCGCTGGTATAAATGCCACAGAGATCAAG GCTGTCTGTGTCATAGTAGCAGCTATTATGCAGTATTTTCTGATGGCcgctttctgttggatgctgGTCGAGGGAATTTATCTTTACCTATTTGTTGTAAAAGTTTATAACATCAACGACAAGATGCGCATATATCACGTCATGTCATGGG GTTTTCCCTTAGTTATGGTGGCCATTTCACTGTCTATCGCTGCTGGAAAAGAAGGGATACAGGGTTATACAAGCGACAAATT TTGTTGGATATCCTCAGCGAACAATTTGATATGGATATTTGTCACATTTGTGATTACAATTGAAGTG atcaacattttgatactcACACGCGTCAGCAAACAGGAGACAAGCAAAGTCAGCAATTACGCTGAGAAAGA CAAATTTTCGTCCTATAGAGTTGGCATTAGAGCATGTGTTGTGATAATCCCCTTGTTGGGTGTCACGTGGTTATTTGGTCTTCTGTCGCCATTACACAAAGCTTTTTCCTACATTTTTACCATCCTCAACTCTACTCAA GGTTTCCTGATTTTCGTTCTTCACTGTGTGCGAAATAGCCAG ATTAGAGAGCGATTCAAAAGGAAGGTGAACACGGTTTTCCCATCTACAAACAATGGAAACTCCACAAAGAAGAGCTCACAGGTTAATCCAAGTGGTGTCGGTGATACATGGGTAGCTGAATTGCAGTCTTTCGATGAATTTGAGCTGGAAAAACACTCGGCTTGA
- the LOC131779651 gene encoding adhesion G protein-coupled receptor L4-like isoform X1 produces the protein MMMNRSCRIWRTLLLSIALLRFWVQSKTCNHSEYSVCNDFSYQLLQHNAYSCSFPGTGCKQTCTRLCKMVLELNGGECKKFCDAETCTLNFMGGQCRKQHRNAIYCTRTSDTVTCGDECVWCSPSNSYRSNFISSAPSTAGQGLATQFSTVQRKDNSHTLHQLQSSSASPLSLLSPSPLPSSSISSCSSEAKASARAESESVSTKSSASSSSPAAASSSLPSSTWKSTLEVFKNLANGSVSKLSGIDTKRNNSLKEAMQVFEDFIDSFLNITTPNKGQLNDGGDETRTESIFKVAVAFEEFAFNYGKYHLNATNPSTTIKSRTMVLGIQIGYRRNATDFFLKEEELQVSINISSDDFAEKGSVVVGCVYKDLHELLLRNQSTGEEPDTSRYVNTRIMTAAMNPKPEKLRRDVILKFKNLQVVEEEKHCMFWSGFKNSLDGFSEEGCHVDHSKSNSEETICSCNHLTHFAVLVDFSSSTKLSENDVAVLEIITYVGLSLSIIRILSTITLYSFLTDLRQPLSQVRVSLAVALGAGQICFFAGINATEIKAVCVIVAAIMQYFLMAAFCWMLVEGIYLYLFVVKVYNINDKMRIYHVMSWGILLIQLNLQYTLLDILSEQFDMDICHICDYN, from the exons atgatgatgaataGAAGTTGTCGGATATGGAGAACACTCCTGTTATCAATTGCTCTTCTAC gcTTTTGGGTGCAGAGTAAGACATGCAACCACAGTGAGTATAGCGTCTGTAACGATTTTTCTTACCAACTGCTCCAGCACAACGCTTATTCCTGTAGTTTCCCTGGGACAGGATGCAAACAAACGTGCACACGTTTGTGTAAAATGGTTCTGGAATTAAACGGAGGAGAGTGTAAAAAATTTTGCGACGCTGAAACGTGTACACTGAACTTTATGGGGGGACAATGCCGAAAACAGCATCGGAACGCTATTTATTGTACACGGACCAGCGACACTGTCACATGTGGAGATGAATGTGTCTGGTGCAGCCCTTCCAATTCATACAGGTCGAATTTCATTTCGTCTGCTCCGTCAACGGCAGGTCAAGGTTTAGCGACTCAATTCTCAACGGTGCAACGGAAAGATAATTCTCATACTTTGC ATCAGTTGCAGTCATCGTCGGCATCACCATTATCGTTACTTTCACCATCACCATTACCATCCTCTTCAATATCGTCATGTTCATCTGAAGCAAAAGCATCAGCAAGAGCAGAATCGGAATCAGTATCAACAAAATCATCAGCATCTTCATCATCACCAGCAGCAGCATCATCGTCTCTGCCATCGTCAACTTGGAAATCTACGTTGGAAGTATTTAAGAATCTG GCAAATGGATCTGTTTCTAAACTTAGTGGAATAGATACCAAGAGAAATAATTCTTTGAAG GAGGCTATGCAAGTATTTGAAGACTTCATCGATAGTTTTCTAAACATCACGACACCCAATAAAGGCCAACTTAATGATGGAGGAGATGAAACGAGAACAGAATCCATCTTTAAGGTGGCAGTCGCCTTCGAAGAATTTGCATTTAATTATGGTAAATACCATCTGAATGCAACGAATCCTTCCACAACGATCAAAAGCCGAACAATGG TTTTGGGCATTCAAATTGGCTACCGTCGGAATGCAACTGACTTCTTCCTCAAGGAGGAAGAATTGCAAGTCAGCATTAATATATCCTCGGATGATTTTGCTGAAAAAG GGTCAGTGGTTGTAGGATGTGTGTACAAAGATCTTCATGAATTACTACTGAGAAATCAATCTACTGGTGAAGAACCTGACACTTCTAG GTATGTTAACACCAGAATAATGACGGCAGCGATGAATCCTAAACCTGAAAAACTGCGACGAGATGTAATCTTGAAGTTCAAAAACCTACAG gtCGTTGAAGAAGAAAAGCATTGCATGTTTTGGAGTGGTTTCaaaaatag TCTGGATGGGTTTTCAGAAGAGGGTTGTCATGTGGATCATTCGAAGagcaactcagaagaaacaatttgcagctgcaatcatttgactcatTTCGCTGTCTTAGTTGACTTCAGCAGCAGCACAAAg CTTTCAGAGAACGACGTAGCTGTTCTGGAGATCATCACATACGTAGGGTTAAGCCTATCCATCATCAGGATACTTTCGACAATAACCTTATATTCCTTCCTCAC AGATCTTCGTCAACCTCTATCCCAAGTACGCGTAAGTCTTGCTGTGGCTTTAGGAGCTGGACAAATATGCTTTTTCGCTGGTATAAATGCCACAGAGATCAAG GCTGTCTGTGTCATAGTAGCAGCTATTATGCAGTATTTTCTGATGGCcgctttctgttggatgctgGTCGAGGGAATTTATCTTTACCTATTTGTTGTAAAAGTTTATAACATCAACGACAAGATGCGCATATATCACGTCATGTCATGGGGTATTTTGCTTATACAGCTGAACTTACAATATAct TTGTTGGATATCCTCAGCGAACAATTTGATATGGATATTTGTCACATTTGTGATTACAATTGA
- the LOC131773518 gene encoding adhesion G protein-coupled receptor L4-like — protein MDITNVSSLQEAIVVLEVFITIIKSISKAHEHASVTEEIETKRESTFKVAVAFEEFALNYSKLHLIETRSPQVIDSHKMVLGIHKAYHQNASDFYLEDQELQASINVLSANFPKSVSLVAGIVYKDLHELLDTDQLVRNEAGKATRYLNSRIMAVAMDPKPEKLEANIILKFRNLKVNERKKTCGFWRGFNKSSEGFSGRGCYVVASQSNSEETVCSCNHLTHFAVLLDYNGSSGLTGEDETILEIITYVGLSLSIIGIILTVILYSFLTDVHQPLSQIRLSLSVALGAGQFIFLVGINATENKASCITAAAFMQYFLMASFCWMLMEGFYLYLFVVKVYNITEKMHMYHVMSWGLPIVTVGISLCIAAGKDGIGSFTSAKYCWLSYTNNLIWIFAAFMAFVEVLNILILVRVIKEMTTLVQPMGEDTHIKQIRLGFKTCAVMIPLMGITWLFGLLSPLHKAFAYIFTIFNSTQGFLIFFFHCVRNSQIKERLKRRMKAIFPSSEVGNSARKSSRVNASDAGKIRAVEMQSFDT, from the exons ATGGATATTACCAATGTCAGTTCCTTGCAG GAAGCCATAGTGGTTTTAGAAGTCttcatcaccattattaaaagcatttcaaaagCTCATGAACACGCGTCTGTAACAGAAGAGATTGAGACAAAAAGAGAATCCACTTTTAAGGTGGCAGTTGCCTTTGAGGAATTTGCTCTTAATTACAGCAAGCTCCACCTGATTGAGACGAGGTCCCCACAAGTGATCGACAGTCACAAAATGG TGCTAGGTATTCATAAAGCCTACCATCAAAATGCAAGTGACTTCTACCTTGAAGATCAAGAATTGCAAGCAAGCATAAATGTTTTGTCTGCGAACTTTCCGAAATCCG tttcattggTTGCTGGGATTGTGTATAAGGATCTCCACGAACTACTAGACACAGATCAACTTGTCAGGAATGAAGCAGGCAAAGCCACGAG GTATTTGAACTCTAGGATAATGGCCGTGGCTATGGATCCCAAACCAGAAAAACTGGAAGCGAATATCATATTAAAGTTCAGAAACCTGAAG gttaatgaaagaaaaaagacatgTGGGTTTTGGAGGGGCTTTAACAAAAg CTCAGAAGGATTTTCAGGGAGAGGATGCTATGTGGTTGCATCACAaagcaactcagaagaaacagtgtgcagctgcaatcatttgactcattttgcTGTCTTACTTGACTACAACGGCAGCTCAGGG CTCACTGGGGAAGACGAAACTATTCTGGAGATTATCACCTACGTGGGATTAAGCCTGTCAATCATAGGAATAATTTTGACAGTTATTCTATATTCCTTCCTTAC AGATGTTCACCAGCCTCTGTCACAAATACGATTGAGTCTTTCTGTTGCCCTCGGAGCtggacaatttatttttctcgtcGGGATAAACGccacagaaaacaaa GCTTCTTGTATTACAGCAGCAGCCTTCATGCAATATTTCCTGATGGCTTCGTTCTGTTGGATGCTGATGGAGGGATTTTACCTCTACCTCTTTGTGgtgaaagtttacaacatcACCGAAAAGATGCACATGTATCACGTCATGTCATGGG GTTTACCCATCGTCACGGTCGGTATTTCATTATGCATCGCTGCTGGAAAAGATGGAATAGGGAGCTTTACAAGTGCTAAATA TTGCTGGCTGTCCTACACAAACAACCTCATCTGGATATTCGCCGCATTTATGGCTTTCGTTGAAGTG CTCAACATTTTGATTCTCGTCCGAGTCATAAAGGAGATGACCACGCTAGTGCAGCCTATGGGGGAAGACACTCATATCAAGCAGATACG ACTTGGCTTTAAAACATGCGCGGTGATGATTCCACTGATGGGTATAACGTGGCTATTCGGTCTTTTGTCGCCATTACACAAAGCTTTCGCCTACATTTTCACCATCTTTAACTCAACTCAG GGAttcctgatttttttcttccattgcGTGCGAAACAGCCAG ATTAAAGAGCGATTGAAAAGGAGGATGAAGGCAATTTTTCCATCTTCCGAAGTTGGAAACTCTGCAAGGAAGAGCTCACGAGTTAACGCAAGTGATGCCGGGAAAATACGGGCAGTCGAAATGCAGTCTTTCGATACATAA
- the LOC136280811 gene encoding putative per-hexamer repeat protein 5, producing the protein MAMMMSMASMTVMARARMKASKKVTETTATETETEKVTGKAVAKAMATATKTATETVTAKVTGKMTVMSTEKSSAMVKVMANERPSAMATGITATANVMLNVNPSATETANVTATEKATVTMNEKAILTTIEGVAGKAIGKGNAAMTGTATEMANETMYERMTETSTASPTARVTETLTGMVIVTVKAMSRMMTTAAAME; encoded by the coding sequence ATGGCGATGATGATGTCAATGGCATCAATGACTGTGATGGCAAGGGCGCGGATGAAAGCAAGTAAAAAGGTAACTGAAACGACGGCAACTGAGACTGAGACTGAGAAGGTGACAGGAAAAGCGGTGGCCAAAGCGATGGCGACGGCAACCAAGACTGCAACTGAGACAGTAACTGCAAAGGTGACTGGAAAGATGACTGTGATGTCAACTGAAAAGTCAAGTGCGATGGTGAAAGTGATGGCAAATGAGAGGCCATCTGCAATGGCAACTGGGATAACGGCGACTGCGAATGTGATGTTGAATGTAAATCCCAGTGCAACTGAGACGGCGAATGTGACAGCAACTGAGAAGGCAACTGTAACAATGAATGAGAAGGCGATTCTGACGACGATTGAGGGAGTGGCTGGGAAGGCGATTGGGAAGGGAAATGCAGCAATGACGGGAACTGCGACTGAGATGGCAAATGAGACGATGTATGAGAGAATGACTGAGACATCGACTGCATCACCGACTGCAAGGGTGACTGAGACATTGACAGGGATGGTGATTGTGACAGTGAAAGCAATGTCAAGGATGATGACCACAGCGGCGGCGATGGAGTAG